The nucleotide window TTTAACTGTTGGGAATGATCTTCCTATACTTACAATAAAAGATCAATTTGAAAAAGAACATGTAGTTGATTCAAATGTTAAAACTATTATTTTCTCTGCTTCTAAAGATGAAAGTACAACTATAAAAAACTTTTTAAATACTAAAGATAAAGATTATTTAGCAAACAATCACATTGCTTATGTTGCAGATATTACAGGAATGCCAAGTTTGATTTCTAAATTTATAGCACTTCCTAAAATGAGAGATTATAGTTTTCCAATTTTATTAATTGATGAAGATAATAAAGCTTTATTTCCTGTTGAAGAAGATAAAATCACAATTATCTCTTTAGAAAATTCTAAAATTACTAATGTAAAATATATCAAAACAGCTGAAGATTTAGCTGCTACTTTCAAATAAAAACTATTTGGCTTTATGCCAATAGTTTTTTAAATGCTTCTACAATTGCCTCTTTTTCAAGTTCTTTAATTCTATTTTCTAAACTGTCAACTGTTTCATTTTCAGCTAATAAAAGCTCTTTAACTAAGATTTTTTCACCTTCATCATAAACTTCATTTACAAAATGAATTGTTACACCTGATTTCTTTTCACCATTTTTAATAACAGCTTCATGAACAAATCTTCCATACATTCCTTTTCCACCATAAATTGATGGAAGAATAGCTGGATGAGTATTTATAATTTTATTAGGAAATGCTTTTAAAAGTTTTGATTCAATTTTTTTCATAAAACCTGATAAAAATACATAATCACAGCCAAATTCTAAAAGTAATTTAGTAATTTTATCATCAAGATCTTGCTCAGGACATATTTTATTATTTATAATAAAATATGGAATATTATAA belongs to Arcobacter defluvii and includes:
- a CDS encoding phosphoribosylglycinamide formyltransferase, which encodes MTKIGILASYNGSGFETIQKAIEDKILNAEVVVIITNNTNAGVIEKAKFYNIPYFIINNKICPEQDLDDKITKLLLEFGCDYVFLSGFMKKIESKLLKAFPNKIINTHPAILPSIYGGKGMYGRFVHEAVIKNGEKKSGVTIHFVNEVYDEGEKILVKELLLAENETVDSLENRIKELEKEAIVEAFKKLLA